One genomic region from Corallococcus soli encodes:
- a CDS encoding amidase, with the protein MTKKSAASDVNPPGLSRRTLLGAAAAVTGALAARDARAEAPPAASPGAAAAGAFALEEATVAELRAGLESGKHTARGLTEAYLARIRALDRTGDLPLCSVIETNPDALAMADALDAERKAKGARGPLHGIPVLIKDNIATADRMQTTAGSLALVGALPPRDAFLVERLRAAGAVLLGKTNLSEWANFRSTHSTSGWSARGGLCRNPYALDRTPSGSSSGSGAATAANLCAVSVGTETDGSIVSPASACSLVGLKPTVGLVSRAGIIPISATQDTAGPMTRTVADAAVLLGVLAGEDPRDAVTATGRGRAHADYTKFLDPKGLAGARIGVPRERFFGYHPATDALVERALEVMKAQGAVLVDPVSLPNIDKLDGPELEVMLYEFKAGLEAWLAQLGEGAPARTIADLIAFNEQHRERELPHFGQEILLQAQKKGPLTDATYRKALATCRRFSRGEGLDAVMNKHKLDALVAPTQAPPGLIDLVLGDHWLGSSSTPAAVSGYPTLTVPAGYVRGLPVGVSFIGRAWSEPVLLKLAYAYEQASHARRKPGFARSVDLYS; encoded by the coding sequence ATGACGAAGAAGTCGGCTGCTTCCGACGTGAATCCGCCTGGCCTCTCCCGCCGTACCCTCCTTGGTGCCGCGGCGGCCGTGACGGGGGCGCTGGCCGCCCGGGATGCGCGCGCGGAAGCGCCGCCCGCCGCCTCCCCTGGCGCCGCCGCTGCCGGGGCCTTCGCGCTGGAGGAGGCGACGGTCGCGGAGCTGCGTGCGGGCCTGGAGTCTGGCAAGCACACCGCGCGGGGGCTGACGGAGGCCTACCTCGCCCGCATCCGCGCGCTCGACCGCACCGGGGACCTGCCGCTGTGCTCCGTCATCGAAACCAACCCTGACGCGCTCGCGATGGCCGACGCGCTGGACGCCGAGCGCAAGGCGAAGGGTGCGCGCGGGCCGCTGCACGGCATCCCCGTGCTCATCAAGGACAACATCGCCACGGCGGACCGGATGCAGACCACCGCGGGCTCGCTCGCGCTGGTGGGCGCCCTGCCCCCTCGCGACGCCTTCCTCGTGGAGCGGCTGCGCGCCGCTGGCGCCGTGCTCCTGGGCAAGACGAACCTCAGCGAGTGGGCCAACTTCCGCTCCACGCACTCCACCAGCGGCTGGAGCGCTCGCGGCGGCCTGTGTCGCAACCCCTACGCGCTGGACCGGACGCCTTCCGGTTCGAGCTCCGGCTCGGGCGCGGCCACGGCGGCCAACCTCTGCGCCGTGTCCGTGGGCACGGAGACGGACGGCTCCATCGTCTCGCCCGCGTCCGCCTGCTCGCTGGTGGGGCTGAAGCCCACGGTGGGGCTCGTCAGCCGCGCCGGCATCATCCCCATCTCCGCGACGCAGGACACCGCAGGCCCCATGACGCGCACCGTGGCGGACGCCGCGGTGCTGCTGGGCGTGCTCGCGGGCGAGGACCCACGCGACGCGGTCACCGCCACGGGCCGGGGCCGCGCCCACGCGGACTACACGAAGTTCCTCGACCCCAAGGGGCTCGCGGGCGCGCGCATCGGGGTGCCGCGCGAGCGCTTCTTCGGCTACCACCCGGCCACCGACGCGCTGGTGGAGCGCGCGCTCGAAGTGATGAAGGCGCAGGGCGCGGTGCTGGTGGATCCCGTATCCCTGCCCAACATCGACAAGCTCGACGGGCCCGAGCTGGAGGTGATGCTCTACGAGTTCAAGGCCGGCCTCGAGGCCTGGCTCGCGCAGCTGGGTGAGGGCGCCCCGGCGCGCACGATCGCGGACCTCATCGCCTTCAACGAGCAGCACCGCGAGCGCGAACTGCCCCACTTCGGCCAGGAGATCCTGCTCCAGGCACAGAAGAAGGGCCCGCTCACCGACGCCACCTACCGCAAGGCGCTCGCGACGTGCCGCCGGTTCTCGCGCGGGGAGGGCCTGGACGCGGTGATGAACAAGCACAAGCTGGACGCGCTCGTGGCCCCGACCCAGGCGCCGCCCGGCCTCATCGACCTGGTGCTGGGCGACCACTGGCTGGGCAGCAGCTCCACGCCCGCCGCCGTGTCCGGCTACCCGACCCTCACGGTGCCCGCGGGATACGTGCGCGGGCTGCCGGTGGGGGTGTCCTTCATCGGCCGCGCCTGGAGCGAACCCGTGCTGCTCAAGCTCGCCTACGCCTACGAGCAGGCCTCGCACGCGCGGCGCAAGCCCGGGTTCGCCCGGAGCGTGGACCTCTACTCGTAG
- a CDS encoding FAD-binding protein gives MPPIIHPSDQKQWQNWHETYSQKLELLVDVWNANASQSTTEGYADTTRGLQELIAKALWEGQELRALGAGWSFSRAPATSGILVNTKPLNYVFPAPRTHPSYAGSREDLLFVQCGNSVAELNHFLKAKMGKALPTSGASNGQTIAGAIATGTHGSTLDFGAMQDFVAGLHLVVSPERHIWLERASNPTINDDVPQKLGAELIRDDALFNAALVSLGSFGIVHGVLLVAEDLYYLQAYRHRMPLTEGLWRAMDQLDFSGVQLPGPAGQRPYHFQVVINPNDLEGGAYVTVMYKHAQPPPGSKPPSPGSKLTQGDSALEIVGVLTDMVSDLTIPVMSKLLERFYGEFSNVAGTPGELFTDTTTRGKALGSALGIPLGQVRRAVETAMAINREYAFPGLLALRYTLPSKATLAFTHHAPMTCVLDIDGAGSARTKTFCQKVWQQLTERQVPYTLHWGKLNDLDGARVRSMYGPERVESWRKARAALLTSPELRAAFTNDYLRTLGLA, from the coding sequence ATGCCCCCCATCATCCATCCGAGCGATCAGAAGCAATGGCAGAACTGGCATGAGACCTACAGCCAGAAGCTGGAGCTGCTGGTGGATGTGTGGAACGCCAACGCCTCCCAGTCCACGACGGAGGGCTATGCCGACACCACCCGGGGCCTGCAGGAGCTGATCGCCAAGGCCCTCTGGGAGGGCCAGGAGCTCCGCGCGCTGGGGGCCGGCTGGTCCTTCTCCCGCGCGCCCGCGACCAGCGGAATCCTCGTCAACACCAAGCCGCTGAACTACGTCTTCCCTGCCCCTCGCACCCACCCGTCCTACGCGGGCTCGCGGGAGGACCTCCTCTTCGTCCAATGCGGCAACTCCGTCGCGGAGCTGAACCATTTCCTGAAGGCGAAGATGGGCAAGGCCCTGCCGACCTCGGGGGCCAGCAACGGGCAGACCATCGCTGGCGCCATCGCGACGGGCACGCATGGGTCCACCCTGGACTTCGGCGCCATGCAGGACTTCGTGGCCGGCCTGCACCTGGTCGTCTCACCGGAGCGGCACATCTGGCTGGAGCGCGCCAGCAATCCCACCATCAACGATGACGTCCCCCAGAAGCTGGGCGCGGAGCTCATCCGGGATGACGCCCTGTTCAATGCAGCGCTCGTGAGCCTGGGCAGCTTCGGCATCGTGCATGGCGTCCTCCTGGTCGCCGAGGACCTCTACTACCTCCAGGCGTACCGCCACCGGATGCCTTTGACCGAGGGGCTCTGGCGCGCGATGGACCAGCTCGACTTCTCCGGTGTGCAACTCCCGGGCCCCGCCGGGCAGAGGCCCTATCACTTCCAGGTGGTCATCAATCCCAACGACCTGGAGGGCGGCGCCTACGTCACGGTGATGTACAAACACGCCCAGCCCCCTCCGGGCTCCAAGCCGCCCAGCCCTGGCAGCAAGCTGACGCAAGGCGACAGCGCCCTGGAGATCGTCGGCGTCCTGACCGACATGGTCTCGGACCTGACCATCCCCGTCATGTCGAAGCTCCTGGAGCGCTTCTACGGCGAGTTCTCGAACGTCGCGGGGACACCGGGCGAGCTGTTCACGGACACCACCACCCGGGGAAAGGCCCTGGGCAGCGCGCTGGGAATCCCGCTCGGCCAGGTGCGCAGGGCCGTGGAGACCGCCATGGCCATCAACCGGGAGTACGCCTTCCCCGGGCTGCTGGCGCTGCGCTACACCCTGCCCTCCAAGGCCACGCTGGCGTTCACCCACCACGCGCCCATGACGTGCGTGCTCGACATCGACGGGGCCGGGTCCGCGCGCACGAAGACGTTCTGCCAGAAGGTCTGGCAGCAGCTCACCGAGCGGCAGGTGCCCTACACCCTGCACTGGGGGAAGCTCAACGACCTCGACGGAGCCCGCGTGCGGAGCATGTATGGCCCGGAGCGCGTCGAGTCCTGGCGCAAGGCGCGAGCGGCCCTGCTCACCAGCCCCGAGCTGCGCGCGGCCTTCACCAATGACTACCTCCGCACCCTGGGCCTCGCGTGA
- a CDS encoding DUF4082 domain-containing protein gives MTTLLLGFMGAQLGCGAGEPSAPGAPRTEQVAQPLLPGERSLFSASAVPDVAAANDSAAVELGMRFRSDAPGQIKGVRFYKGAGNTGTHTGSLWSASGTLLATATFQGETASGWQEVRFTTPVNITADTNYVVSYHAPAGHYAATSNGFASALAAPPLHAPASGTGAGNGLYRYGASGFPTDTFQATNYWVDVAFQPNDTTPPTAPTNVTATPNSSTAIDLTWYASVDGNGEMQGNARAHLVYRGSQLIAELPGTTTSYRDTGLTPATAYSYTVRGRDAAGNVGPASATVTATTLASSTCNPCSFWNVVTGDPHAINGDSTPAEVGLKFHTDVAGTVTKIRYYKSGMATPPVVGHLWSATGTLLGTTAQAPVESGFGWRELAFPTPVSLAANTTYVVSYFAPGGYYAITSSYFSNAGVDMPPLHAPSAAAAGGNGVRHLNGSGFPTDAYYNANFWVDVAFVPTTGNASPVDVSVQHSFPAGSGVRGQALHYDITLTNHGTRAATNLTLDVPVPTGLAPLAFIPSASVGSCGYFTQDNMHCDITDLPAGQSAVVRMTLVPSLAGTFQFQATVTASETDNVPGNNTSTLTIPVGAATNVVTFDAFDGADAPITGIHGPFYFVHNKWYLGSPWGGFTTQSVSFNGGGVNQGELSIYGQRTVVGLDAFTWDAGATLTVSCFNQPTRTFPLTQGQVTHVVTNWQGTCSSVTLATSNGWDTNFDNIELSPLP, from the coding sequence ATGACAACGTTGCTACTGGGTTTCATGGGTGCGCAGTTGGGCTGTGGCGCCGGGGAGCCTTCCGCTCCGGGAGCACCGCGCACCGAACAGGTCGCGCAGCCGCTGCTGCCGGGTGAGCGCTCCCTCTTCAGCGCCTCCGCGGTGCCGGACGTGGCGGCCGCGAATGACAGCGCCGCGGTGGAGCTGGGGATGCGCTTCCGCAGCGACGCGCCCGGGCAGATCAAGGGCGTGCGCTTCTACAAGGGCGCGGGCAACACGGGCACGCACACCGGCAGCCTGTGGTCCGCGTCCGGAACGCTGCTGGCCACCGCGACATTCCAGGGTGAGACGGCGTCCGGCTGGCAGGAGGTCCGCTTCACCACGCCGGTCAACATCACGGCGGACACGAACTACGTCGTGTCGTACCACGCGCCCGCGGGACACTACGCGGCGACGAGCAACGGCTTCGCCTCCGCGCTGGCGGCGCCGCCCCTGCACGCGCCCGCGAGCGGGACGGGGGCCGGCAACGGCCTCTATCGCTACGGCGCCAGCGGCTTCCCCACCGACACCTTCCAGGCCACCAACTACTGGGTGGACGTGGCCTTCCAGCCCAACGACACCACGCCCCCGACGGCGCCCACCAACGTCACGGCGACGCCCAACTCGTCCACTGCCATTGACCTGACCTGGTACGCCTCCGTGGACGGCAATGGCGAGATGCAGGGCAACGCGCGTGCGCACCTGGTGTACCGGGGCAGCCAGCTCATCGCGGAGCTGCCCGGCACCACCACGAGCTACCGCGACACGGGCCTGACGCCCGCCACCGCGTATTCGTACACCGTGCGCGGCCGTGACGCCGCCGGCAACGTGGGCCCCGCGTCCGCCACCGTCACCGCCACCACGCTCGCGAGCAGCACCTGCAACCCGTGCAGCTTCTGGAACGTGGTGACGGGCGACCCGCATGCCATCAACGGGGACTCCACGCCGGCCGAGGTGGGACTGAAGTTCCACACGGACGTCGCGGGCACCGTGACGAAGATCCGCTACTACAAGAGTGGCATGGCCACCCCTCCGGTCGTGGGCCACCTGTGGAGCGCCACCGGCACCCTGCTGGGCACCACCGCGCAGGCGCCCGTGGAGAGCGGCTTCGGCTGGCGCGAGCTGGCGTTCCCGACGCCGGTGAGCCTGGCCGCGAATACGACCTACGTCGTGTCGTACTTCGCGCCGGGGGGCTACTACGCCATCACGAGCTCCTACTTCAGCAACGCGGGCGTGGACATGCCGCCCCTGCACGCGCCGTCCGCGGCCGCGGCGGGCGGCAACGGGGTGCGCCACCTCAATGGCAGCGGCTTCCCCACGGACGCGTACTACAACGCCAACTTCTGGGTGGACGTCGCCTTCGTGCCCACCACGGGCAATGCGTCCCCGGTCGACGTGTCCGTGCAGCACTCCTTCCCCGCCGGGTCGGGAGTCCGGGGCCAGGCTCTCCACTATGACATCACGCTGACGAACCACGGCACGAGGGCGGCCACCAACCTCACGCTCGACGTCCCTGTCCCCACCGGACTCGCGCCCCTCGCCTTCATCCCGTCCGCGTCGGTGGGCTCGTGCGGCTACTTCACGCAGGACAACATGCACTGCGACATCACGGACCTGCCCGCCGGTCAGTCCGCCGTCGTTCGCATGACGCTGGTGCCCTCGCTGGCCGGGACGTTCCAGTTCCAGGCGACCGTCACCGCGTCCGAGACGGACAACGTTCCGGGCAACAACACCAGCACCCTGACGATCCCCGTGGGCGCAGCGACGAACGTGGTCACCTTCGATGCCTTCGACGGCGCGGACGCGCCCATCACCGGCATCCACGGCCCCTTCTACTTCGTGCACAACAAGTGGTACCTCGGGTCGCCCTGGGGCGGGTTCACCACGCAGAGCGTCTCGTTCAACGGCGGGGGCGTGAACCAGGGGGAGCTCAGCATCTATGGGCAGCGGACCGTCGTCGGCCTCGACGCCTTCACCTGGGACGCGGGCGCGACGCTCACCGTGAGCTGCTTCAACCAGCCCACGCGCACCTTCCCCCTGACGCAAGGACAGGTGACCCATGTCGTGACGAACTGGCAGGGCACCTGCTCGTCCGTCACCCTGGCGACGTCGAACGGCTGGGACACGAACTTCGACAACATCGAGCTGTCGCCGCTGCCTTGA